The proteins below are encoded in one region of Pangasianodon hypophthalmus isolate fPanHyp1 chromosome 6, fPanHyp1.pri, whole genome shotgun sequence:
- the lgals4 gene encoding uncharacterized protein lgals4 isoform X3, translating into MFVVISSEGYEVYVNGLQHCIFNHRIPLENVSAISIYGDVTIPIYGFIDNWSKSFTFTDLLKITGMGSSSLSPILSEVSHPVIHPALPYVGTIRGGIRPDMAVFFQGTLPAHARRFAINFQTGQTDSDDIAFHFNPRIGQYVYLNSFRNACWEKEETAPDKAFTKGAAFNMFVIINSEGYEVYVNGVRLCIFKHRIPWENISTLAIFGDVSVAIYGFIDFHQNWSKSPVCMDQANVTGHRSPFSKQLSVLSEVSHPVIQPALPYMGIIKEEIRPDVAVVFHGAVSEHGKSFEINLLTGDSYYDDIAFHISPQIGKSVALNSFINGKWETEEYASDNPFTKGASFHLFLVINSEGYEVYVNSSQHCTFKHRIPLEKVSMLGIRGDVTINYFGFVENWSTSSMAGKINEFPDKLSISESLMHIPLEISHPVINPELPYVGSIPEGLRTDMAVFFQGAFPADAKEFAINFQTGESDGDDIAFHINPQIGDVVALNSFRNGSWETEEHASVTAFAKEEALNMFIVINSEGYEIYVNGLQHCTFKHRIPLENVSTLGIFGDVIINYFGFVEKWSDSSMVVKMNEIQDMPMTSGSLTDIPSEISHPITNPAVPYVGVIPEGLKTDMPVFFQVALPEDANDAVNFKSIHQGSENWSESPMVTKMNEIQDMSLTNGSLIDVPSEISHPISSPELPYVGSIPGGLKTDMAVIFQGALPADAKEFTINFQTGESDGDDIAFHINPQIGDLMVLNSFRNGSWETEEHASVTAFAKEAALNMFIVINSEGYEIYVDGLQHCTFKHRIPLENVSTLGIFGDVIINYFGFIDNWSRSSLAVENKEITEITSTSLTLLPITSDKLALPFVGTIPGGIRADMAVMFYGTVLVDSNEFEINFQTCQSSDDIAFNINPKIVRVLVQSSLRNGSLESEDFASDKEAAFNMFVVIKLEGYEVYVNGLQYCVFTHRIPLETISSLGIRGDVFINFIGFIDNWSSSSIKITGMERSCWRPIPIPSEISHPVSNPALPYVGAIPGKARPDMAVLFQGAIPADANEFTINFKMGGSDGEDIAFHINPQLGHHVTLNSFRNGIWETEESASDKPFTKGAAFNMFVVIKSEGYEVYVNGLELCTFKHRIPLENVSTLGICGDVSINFIGFIETWSKFSFIIENNEITGMQSSSWRCSSHQTISTSSEDF; encoded by the exons ATGTTTGTTGTCATCAGTTCAGAAGGCTATgag GTTTATGTGAATGGCTTGCAACACTGTATATTCAACCATCGCATTCCTCTAGAGAATGTTTCTGCAATTAGCATTTATGGAGATGTTACCATCCCCATCTATGGTTTCATTGAT AACTGGAGCAAATCCTTTACCTTTACAGACCTTTTAAAAATCACAGGCATGGGAAGCTCGAGCCTGTCACCCATCCTGTCAGAGGTTTCACATCCAGTCATCCATCCT GCACTTCCCTATGTGGGTACAATCAGAGGAGGGATAAGACCAGATATGGCTGTATTCTTTCAAGGCACTCTTCCTGCACATGCCAGAAG GTTTGCAATAAATTTCCAAACGGGGCAGACTGATAGTGATGACATCGCTTTCCACTTCAACCCCCGCATTGGTCAATATGTCTACCTGAATAGCTTCAGAAATGCATGCTGGGAGAAGGAGGAAACTGCACCTGATAAAGCCTTTACCAAGGGAGCAGCTTTCAATATGTTTGTCATCATCAATTCTGAAGGCTATGAG GTCTATGTGAATGGGGTGCGACTTTGTATATTTAAGCACCGCATTCCTTGGGAGAACATTTCTACACTTGCCATTTTTGGAGATGTTTCAGTCGCCATCTATGGTTTCATTGAT TTCCATCAGAACTGGAGTAAATCACCTGTATGTATGGACCAAGCAAATGTCACAGGGCATAGGAGCCCATTCTCAAAACAATTATCCGTTCTGTCTGAGGTTTCACATCCAGTCATCCAGCCT GCATTACCCTACATGGGTATCATTAAAGAAGAGATAAGACCAGATGTGGCTGTTGTGTTCCACGGGGCAGTTTCTGAACATGGCAAAAG CTTTGAGATAAATCTTCTGACGGGTGACTCTTATTATGATGACATTGCTTTTCACATCAGTCCTCAAATTGGTAAATCTGTGGCCCTAAACAGCTTCATAAATGGCAAATGGGAGACTGAGGAATATGCCTCTGACAATCCCTTCACCAAAGGAGCATCctttcatttgtttcttgtGATCAACTCAGAAGGCTATGAG GTCTATGTGAACAGCTCGCAACACTGTACATTCAAACACCGAATTCCTTTGGAGAAAGTTTCTATGCTTGGCATTCGTGGAGATGTTACCATTAATTACTTTGGTTTTGTTGAA AATTGGAGCACATCGTCCATGGCTGGGAAAATTAATGAATTTCCAGACAAGTTGAGCATTTCTGAGAGCCTGATGCACATTCCATTAGAAATTTCACATCCAGTCATCAACCCT GAACTTCCATATGTAGGTTCAATCCCAGAAGGTTTAAGGACAGATATGGCTGTATTCTTTCAAGGGGCTTTTCCTGCAGATGCCAAAGA GTTTGCAATAAATTTCCAGACGGGTGAGTCTGATGGTGATGACATCGCTTTCCACATCAACCCCCAGATTGGTGATGTAGTGGCCCTAAACAGCTTTAGAAATGGTAGTTGGGAGACTGAGGAACATGCCTCTGTCACAGCCTTTGCCAAGGAAGAAGCTTTGAATATGTTCATTGTCATCAACTCAGAGGGATATGAG ATCTATGTGAATGGATTGCAACACTGTACATTCAAGCATCGCATTCCTTTAGAGAACGTTTCTACACTTGGTATTTTTGGAGATGTGATCATCAATTACTTTGGTTTTGTTGAA AAGTGGAGTGACTCCTCCATggttgtgaaaatgaatgaaatccaaGACATGCCGATGACTTCCGGGAGCCTGACAGACATCCCATCAGAGATTTCACATCCTATAACCAACCCT GCAGTCCCATACGTAGGTGTAATCCCAGAAGGATTAAAGACAGATATGCCTGTATTCTTCCAAGTGGCTCTTCCTGAAGATGCCAATGA TGCAGTGAACTTCAAAAGCATTCACCAAGGAAGTGAA AACTGGAGCGAATCGCCCATGGTTAcgaaaatgaatgaaatccaaGACATGTCACTAACTAACGGGAGCCTGATAGACGTCCCATCAGAGATTTCACATCCAATCAGCAGCCCT GAACTTCCATATGTAGGTTCAATCCCAGGAGGATTAAAGACAGATATGGCTGTAATCTTTCAAGGGGCTCTTCCAGCAGATGCCAAAGA gtTTACAATAAATTTCCAGACGGGTGAGTCTGATGGTGATGACATCGCTTTCCACATCAACCCCCAAATTGGTGATTTAATGGTCCTAAACAGCTTTAGAAATGGTAGTTGGGAGACTGAGGAACATGCCTCTGTCACAGCCTTTGCCAAGGAAGCAGCCTTGAATATGTTCATTGTCATCAACTCAGAGGGATATGAG ATCTATGTGGACGGCTTGCAACACTGTACATTCAAGCATCGCATTCCTTTAGAGAACGTTTCTACACTTGGTATTTTTGGAGATGTGATCATCAACTACTTTGGTTTTATTGAT AACTGGAGCAGATCTTCCTTGGCAGTGGAAAATAAGGAAATCACTGAAATAACAAGCACTTCTCTGACACTTCTACCCATCACATCAGACAAGCTT GCACTTCCATTTGTGGGCACCATCCCGGGCGGGATAAGAGCAGATATGGCTGTAATGTTTTATGGGACAGTTCTTGTAGATTCAAATGA gTTCGAAATAAATTTCCAAACATGCCAGTCCTCTGATGATATCGCTTTTAACATCAATCCCAAAATTGTCCGTGTTCTTGTGCAAAGCAGCCTCAGAAATGGCAGTTTGGAGAGTGAAGATTTTGCTTCAGACAAAGAAGCAGCCTTCAATATGTTTGTTGTCATCAAATTAGAGGGTTATGAG GTCTATGTGAATGGCCTGCAATATTGTGTGTTCACGCATCGCATTCCTTTAGAGACCATTTCTTCACTTGGCATTCGTGGAGATGTTTTCATCAATTTCATTGGTTTTATTGAT AACTGGAGTAGCTCTTCCATTAAAATCACAGGCATGGAAAGATCATGCTGGAGACCGATACCAATCCCATCAGAGATTTCACATCCAGTCAGCAACCCT GCCCTTCCTTATGTAGGAGCAATCCCAGGAAAGGCAAGACCAGACATGGCTGTCTTGTTCCAAGGGGCTATTCCTGCAGATGCCAATGA GTTCACAATAAATTTCAAAATGGGTGGGTCTGATGGTGAGGACATCGCTTTTCACATTAACCCCCAACTTGGTCATCATGTGACATTAAACAGCTTCAGAAATGGGATCTGGGAGACTGAAGAATCTGCCTCTGACAAACCCTTCACCAAGGGAGCAGCCTTTAATATGTTTGTTGTCATTAAATCAGAGGGCTATGAG GTCTATGTGAATGGCTTGGAACTTTGCACATTCAAACACCGCATTCCTTTAGAGAACGTTTCTACGCTTGGCATTTGTGGAGATGTTTCCATCAATTTCATTGGATTTATTGAG aCCTGGAGCAAATTTTCCTTCATcatagaaaataatgaaatcacaGGCATGCAGAGCTCATCCTGGAGATGCTCATCCCATCAGACGATCAGCACATCGTCTGaagatttttaa